Proteins encoded within one genomic window of Mycobacteriales bacterium:
- a CDS encoding glycoside hydrolase family 6 protein has protein sequence MHPVKAHLRRLAVLGLTLATLTAIALPAGAGTSVSDPVAGTRWGIYQGSGDGLWPAYQHSTGTTHALLGRMALHARVRSYGSWIPTGDVRELISSDIAQEQGGNPNVLVWMAIFRLWPHEEAANHVPMTVEQQQAYRNWVDAAIRGIGTAKVGVVLEPDLPLTLVSWGPKVRAGLVRYAAQRLSSLPNASVYIDGGSADWLSVPDLVKLLESAGIKYARGVSLGASHHDSTGSEVRYCRLVGLALARDGYPGKHCVIDTSDNGHPYTNKQFYEKYPRGEYNADNPPACTSKTQRVCVALGIPPTTDVSDPKWGLPTGVAKMAAHWVDAYVWTGHPWKVDNGHDFDLQHAIEAASTDPYL, from the coding sequence GTGCATCCGGTCAAGGCCCACCTGCGGCGGCTTGCGGTCCTCGGGCTGACGCTCGCCACCCTCACTGCGATCGCGCTGCCCGCCGGCGCAGGTACGTCGGTGAGCGACCCGGTCGCGGGAACGCGCTGGGGCATCTACCAGGGGTCGGGTGACGGCTTGTGGCCGGCCTACCAGCACTCGACCGGTACGACGCACGCGTTGCTGGGCCGGATGGCTCTTCATGCGCGGGTCCGGTCGTACGGTTCGTGGATACCGACCGGGGACGTTCGCGAGCTGATCTCGTCCGACATCGCGCAAGAGCAGGGCGGCAACCCGAACGTCCTCGTCTGGATGGCGATCTTCCGGCTCTGGCCGCACGAGGAGGCCGCCAACCACGTCCCGATGACCGTCGAGCAGCAGCAGGCGTATCGCAACTGGGTCGACGCAGCCATCCGCGGCATCGGTACGGCGAAGGTCGGTGTCGTGCTCGAGCCGGACCTGCCGCTGACGCTGGTCAGCTGGGGGCCGAAGGTGCGGGCCGGACTCGTCCGCTACGCGGCACAGCGCCTGTCGAGCCTGCCGAACGCGAGCGTCTACATCGACGGTGGTTCTGCCGACTGGCTGAGCGTCCCTGACCTCGTGAAACTGCTCGAGTCCGCCGGGATCAAGTACGCCCGCGGAGTCAGTCTCGGTGCGTCTCACCACGACTCGACCGGCTCAGAGGTCCGCTACTGCCGCCTGGTCGGCCTCGCGCTCGCGCGGGACGGCTACCCCGGCAAGCACTGTGTCATCGACACGTCCGACAACGGCCATCCGTACACGAACAAGCAGTTCTACGAGAAGTACCCGCGTGGCGAGTACAACGCGGACAACCCTCCGGCGTGCACGAGCAAGACGCAGCGGGTCTGTGTGGCACTCGGCATCCCGCCGACGACCGACGTCTCAGATCCGAAGTGGGGCCTGCCCACCGGTGTGGCGAAGATGGCGGCGCACTGGGTCGATGCCTATGTCTGGACCGGCCACCCGTGGAAGGTCGACAACGGACACGACTTCGATCTGCAACATGCGATCGAAGCCGCCAGCACCGATCCGTACCTGTAA
- a CDS encoding metal-dependent hydrolase, which produces MTTSVPVRRLALEPTFAHVPRHFGAGGDLISSHIIAALSAVFPDGEDFFVRSVRHYREQITDPVLAEQVSGFIGQEVTHGREHRAFNTRLDEMGYHTKFVERFVRRAIGFRERHTPAITNLAATAALEHVTATLAELVLTSSETQESFGDEAVRNLFMWHALEESEHKAVAFDVYRAVGGSERMRIFTMKIARWGFAISTAIQVIASLATDRASYRPGALSKSWRYVRTQPFMSKEVWHRLKAYERRGFHPSDVPNDDLVSEWRERLFGTTGLMVDTLKGPALAS; this is translated from the coding sequence ATGACGACCTCGGTCCCGGTACGCCGTCTTGCCCTCGAGCCGACGTTCGCCCACGTCCCGCGCCACTTCGGCGCGGGCGGGGATCTCATCTCGAGCCACATCATCGCGGCGCTGTCGGCGGTCTTTCCCGACGGCGAGGACTTCTTCGTCCGGTCGGTTCGCCACTATCGCGAGCAGATCACCGACCCGGTGCTCGCCGAGCAGGTGTCGGGTTTCATCGGCCAGGAGGTGACCCACGGCCGCGAGCACCGGGCGTTCAACACGCGCCTGGACGAGATGGGCTACCACACGAAGTTCGTCGAGCGGTTCGTCCGGCGGGCGATCGGGTTCCGCGAGCGCCACACGCCGGCGATCACGAACCTCGCGGCGACGGCGGCGCTCGAGCATGTGACCGCGACGCTCGCCGAGCTGGTCCTCACCAGCAGCGAGACGCAGGAGTCCTTCGGTGACGAGGCGGTCCGCAACCTGTTCATGTGGCACGCCCTCGAGGAGAGCGAGCACAAGGCGGTCGCCTTCGACGTCTACCGGGCGGTCGGAGGCAGCGAGCGGATGCGCATTTTCACGATGAAGATCGCCCGCTGGGGGTTCGCGATCTCGACGGCCATCCAGGTGATCGCCTCGCTGGCGACCGACCGTGCGTCGTACCGGCCGGGAGCGCTGAGCAAGAGCTGGCGGTACGTCCGCACTCAGCCGTTCATGAGCAAGGAGGTCTGGCACCGGCTCAAGGCCTACGAACGCCGGGGCTTCCATCCCAGCGACGTCCCGAACGACGATCTGGTCAGCGAGTGGCGGGAACGGCTTTTCGGCACCACCGGCCTCATGGTCGACACGCTCAAGGGACCGGCGCTCGCGTCCTGA
- a CDS encoding SpoIIE family protein phosphatase, translating into MTGPDQPAPGRRPGLILSSFLQAIVEASPDAVIAVSPDRRILAVNRRFQQMWSLPDSAVQIGEISPVFTADQRRLIADIEAYQAALQWGHDHPTMSQTLELHLTDGRTLEGYADGLVDDDGTYLGRVWYMHDATARRAVEREREALTEQLAAAERSQRFLLRAADALARTSGFSDTLQALAEVAVPTLGDLCLIDVAVDSGGVARMAAVHADPSRRALADRLRFWPPDPEGNHPSVVVMRERRSHWSTEMAEDFLAATTRNAEHLEVLGALEFHSYMAVPLIAQDQVLGAVTFVSSGSQRVFDVEDLRLAEDLATRMALVVDKERRYDREREASHLLQSSLLPRHELAVPGMQVAVRYLAGTRHAEVGGDFWDYAALAGGEVALVVGDVAGHDMVAAAQMAQLRSVCRAIQTDGPAALLDAVQQVWQHLDLDRLATAVFARFEPASGRLRLASAGHPPPVVVEADDAFVVAVEPVPPLGAPATPAVEWDGVLPADAAVVFYTDGLVESSERDVDEGTAALIEVCRHVGPGDPEALADRILEALTTPDRSDDVAVVVVRRVGASSAALQ; encoded by the coding sequence ATGACGGGGCCCGACCAGCCGGCGCCAGGCCGACGTCCCGGCCTGATCCTGTCGAGCTTCCTGCAGGCGATCGTCGAAGCCTCGCCCGACGCCGTCATCGCGGTGTCTCCCGACCGCCGCATCCTGGCGGTGAACCGCCGGTTCCAGCAGATGTGGTCACTGCCGGACTCGGCGGTCCAGATCGGCGAGATCTCACCCGTCTTCACCGCCGACCAGCGCCGGCTGATCGCCGACATCGAGGCCTACCAAGCGGCCCTGCAGTGGGGGCACGACCATCCCACGATGTCGCAGACCCTGGAGCTGCACCTCACCGACGGACGGACCCTCGAGGGGTATGCCGACGGCCTGGTCGACGACGACGGCACCTATCTGGGCCGGGTCTGGTATATGCACGACGCGACGGCTCGCCGGGCAGTCGAACGAGAACGCGAGGCGCTGACCGAGCAGCTCGCGGCCGCCGAGCGATCCCAGCGCTTCCTGCTCCGCGCCGCCGACGCGCTCGCCAGGACCTCGGGGTTCTCCGACACCTTGCAGGCGCTCGCCGAGGTCGCGGTGCCGACGCTCGGGGACCTCTGCCTGATCGACGTGGCCGTTGACTCCGGCGGGGTGGCCCGGATGGCGGCGGTGCACGCCGATCCCAGCCGCCGGGCGCTCGCCGACCGGCTTCGGTTTTGGCCACCGGATCCGGAGGGCAATCATCCGAGTGTCGTGGTGATGCGTGAGCGACGGTCGCACTGGTCGACCGAGATGGCCGAGGACTTCCTGGCAGCCACTACTCGCAATGCGGAGCATCTCGAGGTGCTCGGCGCTTTGGAGTTCCACAGCTATATGGCCGTCCCGCTGATCGCGCAGGACCAGGTGCTCGGTGCGGTGACGTTCGTCTCGTCCGGATCGCAGCGCGTCTTCGATGTCGAAGACCTCCGGCTCGCCGAGGACCTGGCGACGCGCATGGCTCTGGTCGTGGACAAGGAACGCCGCTACGACCGAGAGCGCGAGGCTTCCCACCTGCTGCAGTCCAGCCTGCTGCCGCGCCACGAGCTCGCCGTACCAGGCATGCAGGTGGCGGTCCGCTACCTGGCCGGTACCCGCCACGCCGAGGTCGGCGGCGACTTCTGGGACTACGCCGCTCTGGCGGGCGGCGAGGTGGCGCTCGTGGTCGGCGACGTCGCAGGCCACGACATGGTCGCCGCCGCCCAGATGGCACAGCTGCGAAGCGTCTGCCGGGCGATCCAGACCGACGGTCCGGCGGCTCTGCTCGATGCCGTCCAGCAGGTCTGGCAACACCTTGATCTCGATCGTCTCGCCACCGCGGTGTTCGCGAGGTTCGAACCGGCATCGGGACGACTACGACTGGCCTCGGCGGGGCATCCCCCACCGGTGGTGGTCGAGGCGGACGATGCCTTCGTCGTCGCGGTCGAACCGGTGCCGCCGCTCGGCGCACCCGCGACGCCCGCGGTCGAGTGGGACGGCGTGCTTCCCGCCGACGCGGCGGTCGTGTTCTACACCGACGGCCTCGTCGAGAGCAGCGAACGCGACGTCGACGAAGGCACCGCTGCCCTGATCGAGGTCTGCCGCCATGTTGGCCCGGGCGACCCCGAGGCCCTCGCTGATCGCATCCTCGAGGCGTTGACCACGCCGGACCGCAGTGACGACGTCGCGGTCGTCGTCGTACGCCGGGTGGGCGCCTCGTCGGCGGCACTGCAGTGA
- a CDS encoding ATP-binding protein, producing MSEPSVAGAARDLASTIRPLRLPATPESAVMARHHVVDALRAWGVADLAEDAALCATELATNAILHSRGTFTISIRRSLSGARVDVQDDRPERLPVVVPDSFEPLDTGITGRGLILVAAIARRWGYFTTDVAKTIWFEVSSDEPEEPTAPIVEIVERERAAPAFTLRLIDMPVRAAIASGIQVDELVRELQLDRARLDAADRDQLHALLDRSAGPRLVGRQQAFNAAAEGKQRYAMALRTTLAEAGALAELSALLARLATQSEIEAAAVGAEVLALREWINSELVAQSAGAAPTPYPAAHSDR from the coding sequence GTGAGCGAGCCATCCGTCGCCGGCGCCGCTCGCGACCTCGCCTCGACGATCCGGCCGCTGCGGCTGCCCGCGACGCCGGAGAGCGCAGTGATGGCACGGCACCATGTCGTGGATGCGCTGCGAGCCTGGGGTGTCGCCGACCTTGCCGAGGATGCGGCGCTGTGTGCCACCGAGCTCGCGACCAACGCGATCCTGCATTCGCGCGGAACCTTCACGATCTCGATCCGCAGAAGCCTCTCCGGCGCCCGGGTGGACGTCCAAGACGACCGGCCCGAGCGGCTGCCCGTCGTCGTGCCGGACTCCTTCGAGCCGCTGGACACCGGCATCACCGGGCGTGGGCTGATCCTGGTCGCCGCCATCGCGCGCCGCTGGGGCTACTTCACGACCGACGTCGCCAAGACGATCTGGTTCGAGGTGTCGTCGGACGAACCCGAGGAGCCGACGGCTCCCATCGTGGAGATCGTCGAGCGCGAGCGTGCGGCGCCGGCCTTCACGCTCCGGCTCATCGACATGCCGGTGCGCGCAGCGATCGCCAGCGGCATCCAGGTGGATGAGCTCGTCCGCGAGCTCCAGCTCGACCGCGCTCGCCTCGACGCGGCGGATCGTGACCAGCTCCACGCGCTGCTGGACCGCTCCGCCGGACCGCGCCTGGTCGGCCGGCAACAGGCGTTCAACGCCGCGGCCGAAGGCAAACAGCGGTATGCGATGGCACTGCGGACCACGTTGGCCGAAGCAGGGGCCCTCGCCGAGCTGAGCGCGCTGCTCGCCCGGCTGGCGACGCAGAGCGAGATCGAGGCGGCAGCGGTCGGCGCAGAGGTCCTCGCGCTACGGGAGTGGATCAACTCCGAGCTCGTGGCGCAGTCGGCCGGTGCCGCGCCGACGCCGTACCCCGCCGCTCACAGCGACCGGTAG
- a CDS encoding SDR family oxidoreductase, giving the protein MSAPDAQAVSFDLAGKLAVVTGGSRGIGRAIAAGFAAAGADVVIASRKLDACQQAAAQIAETTGRRTLAVQCHVGDWDSCSALADAVYAEFGHCEVLVNNAGMSPRYDGLPAVSAELYDKVHAVNARGPFRLSALFGERMAGADGGSIINVSTAGSLRPTAVELPYAMAKAGLNALTLGLAGTWAPKVRANVILPGAFETDITLAWPAGFKEQAAAMNPMGRIGVPGDLVGLAVFLASDASSYINGAQILADGGLYRSL; this is encoded by the coding sequence TTGTCCGCCCCTGACGCGCAGGCCGTGTCCTTCGACCTCGCCGGCAAGCTGGCGGTCGTCACGGGCGGCAGCCGTGGCATCGGGCGGGCGATCGCGGCCGGCTTCGCGGCCGCGGGTGCCGACGTGGTCATCGCCAGCCGCAAGCTCGACGCGTGTCAGCAGGCCGCGGCCCAGATCGCGGAAACGACCGGCAGGCGCACCCTCGCGGTGCAGTGCCACGTCGGCGACTGGGACTCCTGCAGCGCGCTGGCCGACGCGGTGTACGCCGAGTTCGGGCACTGCGAGGTGCTGGTCAACAACGCGGGCATGTCGCCGCGGTACGACGGCCTGCCCGCGGTGAGCGCCGAGCTGTACGACAAGGTTCACGCGGTCAACGCGCGCGGCCCGTTCCGACTGTCAGCGTTGTTCGGCGAACGGATGGCTGGCGCCGACGGCGGCTCGATCATCAACGTCTCGACGGCTGGGTCGCTGCGTCCGACCGCGGTGGAGCTGCCATACGCGATGGCCAAGGCCGGGCTCAACGCGCTCACCCTCGGCCTGGCAGGGACGTGGGCGCCGAAGGTGCGGGCGAACGTCATCCTGCCGGGTGCGTTCGAGACCGACATCACGCTCGCCTGGCCCGCCGGCTTCAAGGAGCAGGCGGCGGCGATGAACCCGATGGGCCGCATCGGCGTACCCGGCGACCTGGTCGGTCTCGCGGTCTTCCTCGCAAGCGACGCGTCGAGCTACATCAACGGCGCCCAGATCCTCGCCGACGGCGGTCTCTACCGGTCGCTGTGA